A DNA window from Niabella yanshanensis contains the following coding sequences:
- a CDS encoding FGGY-family carbohydrate kinase, translated as MIPVIAIFDIGKTNKKFFLFNEDYKIVEEVSVNFAEIEDEDGFACEDIRALRRWVLDTLNKYIDSNTYDIRAINFSSYGASFVHLDERDVPVTPLYNYLKPYPAKTEEQFYATYGTKEDVAIATASPALGNLNSGLQLYSLKYDKTKLFDKTLTSLHFPQYLSYLISGEKYSDITSIGCHTALWDYRKHGYHDWVVKEGIDKKLAPVFSSAKAIDIIYNGKALKCGIGLHDSSAAFIPYIQNVNEPFLLISTGTWCISMNAFNDTPLTKQELEKDCLCYMTYEGNTVKSSRLFAGYAHEQIIKKLSEYFVEVPNYFEKIAYDKSLLKDEPALNDLNDFDVANYVSYEAAYINFIRQVIIAQKRSTDLVYNDKVKKIFVDGGFAKNETYMQLLAEAYPRTEVFAASVSQATAMGAAMALHKDWNHLSLPDNVISTRKY; from the coding sequence TTGATTCCTGTTATTGCAATATTCGATATTGGAAAAACTAACAAAAAGTTTTTCCTGTTTAACGAAGACTATAAAATTGTAGAAGAAGTATCTGTAAACTTTGCAGAGATTGAAGATGAGGATGGATTTGCCTGTGAGGACATAAGAGCCTTGCGCAGATGGGTGCTCGATACATTAAACAAGTATATTGATAGCAATACTTATGATATAAGGGCCATTAACTTTTCGTCGTACGGCGCCAGTTTTGTCCACCTCGATGAAAGGGATGTACCTGTAACACCTTTATATAATTATCTTAAGCCTTACCCCGCTAAGACGGAAGAGCAGTTTTACGCTACTTATGGAACCAAAGAAGATGTGGCTATTGCTACCGCATCGCCTGCTTTGGGGAATCTGAACTCAGGCTTGCAGCTTTACTCCTTAAAATACGATAAGACAAAGCTGTTTGATAAAACTCTGACTTCCCTGCATTTTCCGCAATACCTGAGCTATTTAATTAGTGGTGAGAAGTACTCTGATATCACCAGCATCGGTTGTCATACTGCCCTATGGGATTACCGTAAACATGGCTATCATGATTGGGTAGTAAAAGAGGGTATTGATAAAAAGCTGGCCCCGGTATTTTCTTCAGCTAAAGCGATAGATATCATTTACAACGGGAAAGCGCTTAAATGTGGCATTGGCCTTCACGATAGCTCTGCAGCATTTATTCCTTACATTCAAAATGTAAATGAGCCATTTTTGTTAATCTCTACCGGGACCTGGTGTATCAGTATGAATGCTTTTAATGATACACCGCTTACGAAACAGGAATTGGAAAAAGATTGCCTTTGTTATATGACTTACGAAGGAAATACAGTGAAATCTTCGCGTCTGTTTGCAGGGTATGCCCATGAGCAGATCATTAAAAAATTATCGGAATATTTTGTTGAAGTTCCTAATTACTTTGAGAAGATAGCTTATGATAAAAGCCTGTTGAAAGATGAACCGGCTTTAAACGATCTCAATGATTTTGATGTTGCCAATTATGTGAGTTACGAAGCTGCATATATTAATTTCATCAGGCAGGTGATCATTGCACAAAAACGCTCCACCGATCTTGTATATAATGACAAAGTGAAAAAGATATTTGTTGATGGCGGCTTCGCAAAAAATGAAACCTATATGCAGCTATTGGCTGAAGCTTATCCGCGAACAGAAGTTTTTGCAGCGTCCGTGTCACAGGCTACAGCCATGGGGGCGGCAATGGCTCTTCATAAAGACTGGAACCACCTCAGCCTTCCGGATAACGTGATCAGCACCCGGAAATATTAA